From a region of the Pseudanabaena sp. PCC 7367 genome:
- a CDS encoding phycobilisome rod-core linker polypeptide has protein sequence MALWLESKPVRLTNITDKLNNINSEDELQVVIRAAYRQVLGNAHVMDSQRLTEAESQLRDGRTSVADFVRAIGQSELYRTMFFENSSAYRFVELNFKHFLGRAPQNQTEVAEHMATYHTKGYEAEIDSYIDSDEYKEAFGDDTVPYIRGNASQPGISNVSFNRTFAIARGDASSDISNVAKLIRDIAGNIPTKIVPPAQSLSGTGNRAKRYRLTVAGAQAGPRVTRVSRTKVFEVSYDQLSRRLQDIQKSGGQVVSINEVS, from the coding sequence ATGGCACTTTGGCTCGAAAGCAAACCAGTTAGATTGACTAACATTACCGATAAGCTGAACAACATCAACAGCGAAGATGAATTGCAAGTAGTAATTCGGGCGGCCTACCGTCAGGTGCTTGGCAATGCCCATGTGATGGATAGCCAGAGACTTACTGAAGCTGAATCACAACTGCGTGATGGCAGGACTAGCGTGGCTGATTTTGTCCGCGCGATCGGTCAATCCGAGTTATATCGCACCATGTTCTTTGAGAATTCTTCTGCCTATCGGTTTGTGGAGCTGAACTTCAAGCATTTTCTTGGTCGGGCTCCCCAAAACCAGACCGAGGTGGCCGAGCACATGGCAACCTACCACACCAAAGGCTATGAGGCGGAGATTGATTCCTATATTGACAGCGATGAATATAAAGAGGCATTTGGTGATGACACCGTGCCCTATATTCGTGGCAACGCTTCTCAGCCGGGGATCTCGAATGTCAGCTTCAATCGCACCTTTGCGATCGCACGGGGTGATGCCTCCAGCGACATTAGCAATGTTGCCAAGCTGATCCGCGATATTGCTGGGAATATTCCCACCAAAATTGTGCCCCCCGCTCAAAGTCTCAGCGGTACAGGCAATCGTGCCAAGCGCTATCGTCTGACGGTGGCTGGCGCTCAGGCTGGCCCACGGGTGACCCGCGTTAGCCGCACTAAAGTGTTTGAAGTCAGCTATGATCAGCTTTCCCGCCGCTTGCAGGATATCCAAAAATCCGGTGGTCAGGTGGTCAGTATTAATGAAGTTAGTTAA
- a CDS encoding phycobiliprotein lyase yields the protein MDIKEFVAQSIGQWRSQRSAHHLAFGHFEAIRSEIAIEVVADHDPAVIELCKAHDIDPGSAVAPFRMRWEGQSDWDEEEEVKGTCILVPVPDPGQANRGKLLRDRGYAETMAAAGDYYLTADGTFVLTTAYDRAAAEEKIWFINPNVRCRVSLIKTSAGSGVVTASFSSEIRQEIRQEIRQAS from the coding sequence ATGGATATTAAGGAGTTCGTGGCGCAATCAATCGGGCAATGGCGATCGCAGCGGAGCGCTCATCATCTGGCGTTTGGTCATTTTGAGGCGATTCGATCGGAAATTGCGATCGAGGTAGTGGCCGATCATGATCCGGCGGTGATTGAGTTATGCAAAGCCCATGACATCGATCCTGGTTCGGCCGTTGCGCCCTTTCGGATGAGATGGGAAGGCCAGTCCGATTGGGATGAAGAAGAAGAGGTAAAAGGAACCTGCATTCTGGTGCCAGTTCCCGACCCAGGCCAAGCCAATCGCGGTAAACTGTTGCGCGATCGTGGTTATGCCGAAACTATGGCCGCCGCTGGCGATTATTATCTCACTGCCGATGGCACGTTTGTGCTTACCACTGCCTACGATCGGGCTGCCGCCGAGGAGAAAATCTGGTTCATTAATCCCAATGTGCGCTGCCGCGTATCTTTGATTAAAACTAGTGCTGGCTCTGGGGTGGTAACGGCTTCGTTTTCCTCGGAAATTCGCCAAGAGATTCGTCAAGAAATCCGCCAAGCTAGCTAA
- a CDS encoding chromophore lyase CpcT/CpeT → MTDLPNPTTNPGDLVTLAQWLAGDFSNYQQAAANPINYAHIRVFFRPLPPGFFPGIGFYSEQVYDYDLWTPYRQGIHQLVDQGDRIYIENYGLTDPMLYAGSARDLNILNTITPAAINRRDHCAMVFRREGDRFIGAVEGKECLIPKNGRQTYLDSYVEITANTWVSLDRGLDVNTHEQVWGSEHGPLQFEKRESFADEIPIIKQDS, encoded by the coding sequence ATGACCGATCTTCCTAACCCAACTACTAATCCTGGTGATTTAGTTACCTTGGCGCAGTGGCTGGCGGGGGATTTTAGCAATTATCAGCAAGCAGCGGCCAATCCAATTAATTATGCCCATATTCGGGTGTTCTTTCGACCATTGCCGCCCGGCTTTTTCCCTGGGATTGGCTTCTATTCCGAGCAGGTCTATGATTATGATCTGTGGACTCCCTATCGCCAGGGGATACATCAATTGGTTGACCAGGGCGATCGCATTTATATTGAGAATTATGGCCTCACCGATCCAATGCTCTATGCTGGTTCGGCGCGGGATTTGAACATTCTCAACACCATTACCCCAGCAGCAATCAATCGCCGTGATCATTGCGCTATGGTCTTTCGGCGCGAGGGCGATCGCTTTATTGGCGCAGTGGAAGGAAAGGAATGCTTGATTCCTAAGAATGGCCGCCAGACTTACTTAGATAGCTATGTGGAAATCACGGCCAATACCTGGGTCAGTCTCGATCGGGGTCTGGATGTGAATACCCATGAACAGGTGTGGGGCTCTGAACATGGCCCATTGCAGTTTGAGAAACGCGAGAGTTTTGCCGATGAAATCCCAATTATCAAACAAGATTCCTAA